The following are from one region of the Marinomonas sp. CT5 genome:
- a CDS encoding amidase, translating into MKHFMVQDPFLTLDSASSETAYSDSSPVDPALPLSGLRLAVKDLFHMAGLPTSAGNPTWLATHPIPTKTASSVSALLNQGAIFSGKTITDELAYSLNGQNIHYGTPSNPVTPNRLPGGSSSGSAVAVAADLVDIGLGTDTGGSIRVPASYNGLFGLRPTHGVIPVDNMVALAPSFDTVGWLTRDLDTLAKIASVLLKSKPPKKFNNILIVKNLIDQVAHGKEINAQLQTWRDQGCLAKESSIVIDTKAWKTSETFRTLQGAEIWHEHGKWIKSLENLEGVNASAVFAPDIQSRFDWSKSISAADVATAQQQRQRFVDWLEQEIEGAVLIIPTTPGLAPLFDAAEDELAAYRNQLMDITAIAGLAGLPQLHLPVCRLDGAPCGLSLVGSKGTDMALIEFAKTLME; encoded by the coding sequence ATGAAACATTTCATGGTACAAGATCCCTTTCTTACATTAGATTCAGCATCGAGCGAAACGGCTTATAGTGACTCATCACCAGTTGATCCTGCTTTGCCGTTAAGCGGTTTGCGTCTGGCGGTGAAAGATTTGTTTCATATGGCAGGGCTGCCCACTTCCGCAGGCAATCCAACTTGGCTGGCTACTCATCCCATTCCAACAAAAACAGCTTCCAGCGTGAGCGCTTTGCTGAATCAAGGGGCTATTTTTTCAGGCAAAACCATTACCGATGAGTTGGCATACAGTCTAAATGGACAAAATATTCATTATGGAACACCCTCAAACCCAGTGACACCAAATCGTCTCCCAGGCGGCTCGTCATCGGGTTCGGCGGTGGCTGTGGCGGCGGATCTGGTTGACATCGGATTAGGCACAGACACAGGGGGCTCGATTCGTGTCCCAGCCAGTTATAACGGTTTATTTGGCTTGCGCCCCACTCATGGTGTGATACCCGTCGACAACATGGTCGCACTTGCGCCTTCTTTCGATACGGTGGGTTGGCTGACCAGAGATTTAGATACATTAGCGAAAATAGCTAGCGTTTTACTTAAAAGCAAACCCCCTAAAAAATTTAATAACATCTTGATAGTTAAGAATTTAATCGATCAAGTAGCGCATGGAAAAGAAATTAATGCTCAGCTGCAAACTTGGCGTGATCAAGGTTGTCTTGCCAAAGAGTCTTCCATCGTTATCGATACCAAAGCCTGGAAAACCAGTGAAACCTTTCGAACATTGCAGGGCGCAGAAATCTGGCACGAACATGGCAAATGGATTAAGAGTCTAGAAAACCTCGAGGGCGTTAATGCCTCGGCGGTATTTGCGCCAGACATTCAATCTCGTTTTGATTGGTCGAAAAGCATTTCGGCAGCCGATGTGGCGACCGCGCAGCAACAAAGACAGCGATTCGTTGATTGGTTAGAACAGGAAATCGAAGGGGCGGTGTTGATTATCCCAACTACTCCCGGTTTAGCGCCTTTGTTTGATGCGGCGGAAGATGAATTGGCGGCTTATCGCAACCAGTTAATGGACATCACCGCCATTGCTGGACTGGCTGGACTGCCGCAATTGCATTTACCGGTTTGTCGTTTAGATGGTGCACCTTGTGGCTTGTCTTTAGTAGGTTCAAAAGGCACTGATATGGCGCTGATTGAGTTCGCAAAAACCTTAATGGAGTAA
- a CDS encoding gamma-glutamyltransferase: protein MSTLKPNNAEKKNDIAFTAPHFKATETGQKILEQGGTAIEAMVAAAATIAVVYPHMNGLGGDGFWLISEPGKTPIGIDASGKSAALATLDFYCGHDSIPARGGKAALTMAGAVAGWQEALAVSQTWQAASNAQNMPLTDLLKDAIELAKNGSAVTKTYLDASNKTFADLVSVQCFASTFLKQGGLYEKGDVLTLPALAQTLEQLAEKGLDDFYQGDIAERLAKDLATAGSPIRLTDFHSYQAKRVEPLQVKTSVGSLYNLPAPTQGIASLLILALYDKLYTQGKSATDMAHLLIECTKQAFIARNEFVTDESRLAMDLSSLLESDQLEKMCHEIALERAQAWPHQAKHGDTIWMGACDSEGRMVSYIQSLYWEFGSGVVSPSTGIVWNNRGSSFSLEEGSLQELGPNLKPFHTLNPAFAELNDGRRMSYGTMGGEGQPQTQAALFSRYVYHQMPLAQAISEGRWLLGRTWGDVSHNLKIERDFADMVAEELVNRGHDLVVVDSCNELMGHAGAVVLHNEGHTEAATDPRSDGLAIDSHFIRNNLI, encoded by the coding sequence GTGAGTACTTTGAAACCCAATAATGCTGAGAAAAAGAACGACATTGCGTTTACTGCTCCCCATTTTAAAGCCACCGAAACAGGACAGAAAATCCTTGAGCAAGGTGGCACGGCGATAGAAGCCATGGTGGCGGCTGCGGCGACGATTGCCGTGGTGTATCCCCATATGAATGGCTTGGGCGGCGATGGTTTTTGGTTGATTAGTGAACCGGGTAAAACACCTATTGGCATTGATGCTTCTGGAAAATCAGCCGCATTGGCGACATTGGATTTTTATTGCGGCCACGACAGCATTCCAGCGCGAGGTGGCAAAGCAGCTTTGACTATGGCGGGTGCTGTGGCTGGCTGGCAAGAAGCCTTGGCCGTCAGTCAAACGTGGCAAGCTGCCTCCAACGCACAAAACATGCCCTTAACGGACCTATTAAAAGACGCTATTGAGTTAGCGAAAAACGGCAGTGCAGTCACCAAAACCTACCTTGATGCGAGCAACAAAACCTTTGCTGATTTGGTCAGCGTTCAATGCTTTGCTTCGACATTTCTAAAGCAGGGTGGCCTATACGAAAAAGGTGATGTTTTGACCTTGCCTGCCCTGGCGCAAACGCTAGAGCAGTTGGCAGAAAAAGGGCTGGACGATTTTTATCAGGGCGATATTGCCGAGCGCTTAGCGAAAGATTTGGCGACCGCAGGGTCTCCGATTCGTTTAACAGACTTTCATTCTTATCAAGCAAAACGGGTTGAGCCGTTGCAGGTCAAAACCAGTGTTGGCTCGCTTTATAACTTGCCAGCGCCCACGCAAGGTATCGCGTCTTTATTGATTTTGGCCTTGTATGACAAGTTGTATACGCAAGGGAAAAGCGCCACAGACATGGCGCACTTGTTGATTGAATGTACCAAACAAGCCTTTATCGCGCGCAATGAATTTGTCACAGACGAATCGCGTTTAGCCATGGATTTATCCTCCTTGCTAGAGAGTGATCAGCTAGAAAAGATGTGCCACGAGATCGCCTTAGAACGGGCACAAGCTTGGCCACATCAAGCCAAACATGGCGACACCATTTGGATGGGCGCGTGTGACAGCGAAGGCCGTATGGTCAGTTACATTCAGAGTTTGTACTGGGAATTTGGCAGTGGTGTAGTCAGTCCTTCTACTGGCATTGTGTGGAACAACCGTGGCTCGTCATTTTCTCTTGAAGAAGGTTCTTTGCAAGAGCTGGGGCCGAATTTAAAACCCTTTCACACCTTGAATCCAGCGTTTGCTGAGTTGAACGATGGTCGTCGTATGAGTTACGGCACCATGGGTGGCGAAGGTCAGCCACAAACTCAAGCGGCATTATTCAGTCGTTATGTTTATCACCAAATGCCATTGGCGCAAGCCATCAGCGAAGGCCGTTGGTTGCTGGGTCGTACTTGGGGGGATGTCAGCCATAATTTGAAAATCGAAAGGGATTTTGCCGATATGGTCGCTGAAGAATTGGTTAATCGCGGTCACGATTTAGTGGTCGTTGATTCGTGTAATGAATTAATGGGTCATGCCGGTGCTGTGGTGCTTCATAACGAAGGTCACACCGAAGCCGCGACAGATCCACGCAGTGATGGCTTGGCTATCGACAGTCATTTTATTCGTAATAATCTCATTTAG
- a CDS encoding sulfite exporter TauE/SafE family protein: MSFIMENYSMILAMMATGVVGGILAGLLGVGGGIVIVPVLYFLYQGLGVSADSAMLVATATSLATIIPTSISSIRSHKAKGNVDFDLLKRWGFFIFAGVMVGSFVVTRVEGEWLSLLFGIIATLSALNMLLGKKDSVFKSLPGSAGQSVMATCIGFFSSMVGIGGGTLTVPTLTFCNYPAHRAVGTAAAVGLIISLPAALTMLIFGQSPVDAPYGTVGLVNLIGVACIVPLTVLFAPVGAGLAHRLDASKLKKVFAVVLIFTGIKMLYQVLG, translated from the coding sequence ATGTCATTCATAATGGAAAACTATTCCATGATTCTCGCCATGATGGCAACGGGTGTAGTCGGTGGAATCTTAGCCGGTTTGTTAGGCGTTGGCGGCGGTATTGTTATCGTGCCTGTGTTGTATTTCTTGTATCAAGGTTTGGGGGTGAGTGCGGATTCAGCCATGTTGGTGGCGACGGCGACTTCTCTGGCTACCATTATTCCTACTTCAATCAGTTCGATCCGTTCCCATAAGGCCAAAGGTAATGTGGATTTCGATTTGCTGAAACGTTGGGGCTTTTTCATCTTCGCTGGTGTGATGGTGGGAAGTTTTGTGGTGACTCGAGTGGAAGGGGAATGGTTGTCTTTGTTGTTTGGTATCATTGCCACCTTGTCTGCATTGAATATGTTATTAGGCAAAAAAGACAGTGTATTCAAATCCTTACCTGGGAGTGCAGGGCAAAGCGTAATGGCCACTTGCATTGGCTTTTTCAGCTCTATGGTGGGCATTGGTGGCGGTACGCTGACAGTGCCGACTCTAACATTTTGTAACTACCCAGCTCATCGCGCCGTGGGCACAGCGGCCGCCGTTGGTCTGATCATTTCATTGCCAGCGGCATTAACCATGCTGATTTTTGGTCAAAGTCCTGTTGATGCGCCTTATGGCACAGTGGGTTTGGTTAACTTGATTGGTGTGGCTTGTATCGTTCCATTGACGGTTTTATTTGCTCCCGTTGGCGCAGGGTTAGCGCATCGTTTAGACGCGTCTAAATTGAAGAAAGTCTTTGCTGTCGTGTTGATCTTCACTGGCATCAAAATGCTTTATCAAGTTTTAGGTTAG
- a CDS encoding alanine--glyoxylate aminotransferase family protein, whose translation MQPLSLPPRLLMGPGPINCYPRVLSAMSTQLVGQYDPSMTSYMNEVMELYRRVFNTQNQQTFLIDGTSRAGIEATLVSCLEPGDKVLIPIFGRFGHLLAEIAERADAEVHTIEVPWGDVFDPQQIEDAIKKVQPKLLAIVQGDTSTTMFQPLEELGDICRAHDVLFYTDATASIGGNPLEVDAWKIDAVSVGLQKCLGGPSGSAPITLSDRFVSCVRKRAHVEAGIRDAHHQESAGLRIRSNYFDLPMIMDYWGEERLNHHTEAATMLFGSRECAIQLLSEGQDAVIKRHQLAGNAMLQGVIAMGLQPFGNLKHKMSNVVGVNIPEQVNGEQVRHDLLNIFNIEIGTSFGPLKGKVWRIGTMGYNARQDAVLHTLQSLETVLRRAGFALPAGAAVDAAMAVYNGDK comes from the coding sequence ATGCAGCCACTTTCATTGCCGCCAAGACTTCTTATGGGCCCCGGCCCAATTAATTGTTACCCACGTGTGTTGTCAGCGATGTCGACTCAGTTAGTGGGGCAATACGACCCAAGCATGACCAGCTACATGAACGAAGTCATGGAATTGTATCGTCGTGTTTTTAATACTCAGAACCAGCAAACTTTTCTGATCGATGGCACGTCTCGAGCGGGTATCGAAGCCACTTTGGTGTCTTGTTTGGAACCGGGCGATAAAGTATTGATCCCTATTTTTGGTCGTTTCGGTCACTTGTTAGCGGAAATTGCTGAACGCGCCGATGCGGAAGTTCACACCATCGAAGTGCCTTGGGGGGACGTGTTTGATCCTCAGCAAATCGAAGACGCCATCAAGAAAGTACAGCCTAAGTTATTGGCGATTGTTCAGGGTGACACTTCCACCACTATGTTCCAACCTTTGGAAGAATTGGGTGATATTTGTCGCGCTCACGATGTGTTGTTCTACACCGATGCCACGGCATCAATTGGTGGCAACCCGTTGGAAGTGGACGCATGGAAAATCGATGCGGTGTCTGTTGGTTTGCAAAAGTGTTTGGGTGGGCCGTCTGGCAGCGCACCGATCACCTTGAGCGATCGTTTTGTGTCTTGCGTACGCAAGCGTGCTCATGTGGAAGCAGGGATTCGTGACGCTCATCATCAAGAGTCAGCAGGTCTTCGTATTCGCTCTAACTATTTTGATCTACCTATGATTATGGATTACTGGGGAGAAGAGCGTCTGAACCACCATACGGAAGCCGCTACCATGCTGTTTGGCTCCCGCGAGTGTGCGATCCAATTGCTTAGCGAAGGTCAGGATGCAGTGATTAAACGCCATCAATTGGCTGGTAACGCTATGTTGCAAGGTGTGATTGCGATGGGCTTGCAGCCGTTCGGAAATCTCAAACACAAGATGAGCAACGTGGTTGGCGTTAATATTCCAGAGCAGGTAAATGGTGAGCAAGTTCGCCACGATTTATTGAACATCTTTAATATCGAAATCGGCACCAGCTTTGGTCCATTAAAAGGCAAGGTGTGGCGTATTGGCACCATGGGCTACAACGCTCGCCAAGATGCGGTGTTGCATACTTTGCAGTCACTGGAAACCGTACTTCGTCGCGCTGGCTTTGCGTTACCTGCTGGCGCAGCGGTAGACGCAGCAATGGCTGTCTACAATGGAGATAAATAA
- a CDS encoding allantoate amidohydrolase, which yields MIDCNNLAQRVMDRCDELGKISQSDDCLDRRYLTKEHKQANGLVGGWMQEAGMHTWQDEAGNLWGRWEAADPQAPRFIMGSHLDTVPNGGQYDGMLGVITPVTLIGAMQQAGIRLPFHLDVVGFGDEEGTRFSSTLLGSRALTGQWPESWADLTDSDGISLSQALKDFGSDFANIPNAAISTDNLLGYLELHIEQGPVLESLDLPVGVVSAIAGAKRFEFNVTGMAGHAGTVPMNLRQDALCASSEMILAIEKVAQQHGIVATVGRIQNRPNGVNVISGNTGFSLDIRSEFDDKRDVALDEILQELETIAARRNVRVERKATHAANAVHCDEKLQGKLRSAIEAQSMAVHTLFSGAGHDAMAIADICPVAMLFMRCDKGISHHPAEAIDTPDVAVTLAVLNHTLQNLA from the coding sequence ATGATTGATTGCAACAATCTCGCTCAGCGGGTTATGGACCGCTGTGACGAACTTGGCAAAATCAGTCAAAGCGACGATTGCCTAGATCGTCGCTATCTCACCAAGGAACACAAACAAGCCAATGGACTGGTGGGCGGCTGGATGCAAGAAGCAGGTATGCACACCTGGCAGGACGAAGCTGGTAACCTTTGGGGGCGCTGGGAAGCCGCAGACCCACAAGCACCTCGTTTTATCATGGGCAGTCATCTGGATACGGTGCCAAATGGCGGTCAATACGATGGCATGCTGGGGGTTATCACGCCGGTGACTTTGATCGGTGCTATGCAACAAGCGGGAATCCGTTTGCCATTTCATCTTGATGTGGTGGGATTCGGGGATGAGGAAGGCACGCGTTTTAGTTCTACTTTGTTGGGAAGTCGTGCTTTGACGGGGCAATGGCCTGAGAGTTGGGCGGATTTGACGGACAGTGATGGCATTAGTTTGTCACAAGCCCTTAAAGACTTTGGTTCGGACTTTGCGAACATTCCTAATGCCGCCATTTCGACAGACAACTTGCTTGGTTATCTTGAGTTACATATTGAACAAGGGCCAGTATTAGAAAGTTTGGATTTGCCCGTCGGTGTCGTGAGCGCCATCGCAGGGGCGAAACGCTTCGAGTTCAATGTTACTGGTATGGCGGGGCACGCAGGCACGGTTCCAATGAATCTGCGACAGGATGCACTTTGTGCCAGCAGTGAAATGATTTTGGCAATAGAGAAAGTCGCACAGCAGCATGGCATTGTGGCTACAGTAGGTCGTATTCAGAATCGTCCTAATGGTGTGAACGTGATTTCGGGTAACACAGGATTTTCTCTGGATATTCGTAGCGAATTTGATGACAAACGCGATGTGGCTCTGGATGAAATTTTGCAGGAATTAGAGACCATTGCGGCTCGCCGGAATGTCCGTGTTGAACGCAAAGCCACTCATGCCGCCAATGCGGTTCATTGCGACGAAAAACTGCAAGGCAAACTTCGCAGCGCCATTGAAGCGCAAAGTATGGCTGTTCATACCTTGTTCTCAGGAGCGGGTCATGATGCCATGGCGATTGCGGATATTTGCCCTGTGGCAATGCTGTTTATGCGTTGCGATAAAGGCATTAGTCATCATCCTGCAGAAGCCATCGATACGCCAGATGTGGCGGTGACCTTGGCGGTGTTGAACCACACATTACAGAATTTGGCCTAA
- a CDS encoding cupin domain-containing protein — MKFTRIFNDDQGKSHFGEINLDVRDGGAIGFLSERFPVGEMIFRETPSDYDFKWHPAPQRQFLFIIKGRCEFKVSSGETRQFGAGDVVLLEDTEGEGHCSKALFNEVRHSIFVTVPDDVVF, encoded by the coding sequence ATGAAATTCACGCGCATTTTTAACGACGATCAAGGCAAAAGCCATTTTGGCGAGATAAATCTGGATGTTCGCGATGGTGGTGCCATTGGTTTTTTGTCTGAGCGTTTTCCGGTGGGTGAGATGATTTTCCGTGAAACCCCAAGTGATTACGATTTTAAATGGCATCCAGCGCCACAGCGTCAGTTTCTCTTCATCATCAAGGGACGTTGTGAGTTTAAGGTGTCTTCAGGTGAAACTCGTCAATTCGGTGCAGGGGATGTGGTCTTGCTTGAAGATACAGAAGGCGAAGGCCATTGCAGCAAAGCGTTATTTAATGAAGTAAGGCACTCGATTTTTGTCACTGTGCCAGACGATGTGGTGTTTTAA